One genomic region from Spirosoma sp. KCTC 42546 encodes:
- a CDS encoding DNA polymerase beta superfamily protein — MTIQDLRNRNLIVFECISGSRAYGTDLPTSDTDIRGVFVLPQADLYGLRYVEQVNDDKNDVIFYELRRFVELLSKNNPNILELLCAPDDCIIYKHPVVDRLQPADFLSKLCRDTFAGYAISQIKKARGLNKKILNPMPKERKSLLNFCYVVRGQGSIPVLDWLADRGGQSENCGLVNVPHARDVYALFYDETAKLGFQGLISGIDSAEVSLSSVPKDREPETYLYVNHDGYSSYCKDYREYWDWVEKRNDARYQNTIEHGKNYDAKNMMHTFRLLDMAFEILETGQVLVRRPNRADLLKIRAGAFDYDDLISQAEQKVVQIDAAAARSFLPNRPDVDRINQILVEMRTELYAKGNDFQE; from the coding sequence ATGACAATTCAGGATCTCCGCAATCGTAACCTTATTGTATTCGAATGCATTAGTGGAAGCCGTGCTTACGGAACGGATCTGCCTACGTCTGACACGGACATACGGGGCGTGTTTGTCCTGCCCCAGGCTGATCTATACGGATTACGTTATGTGGAGCAGGTGAACGATGACAAAAACGACGTTATTTTCTACGAGCTGCGTCGGTTTGTCGAACTGCTATCTAAAAACAATCCCAATATTCTCGAACTACTCTGCGCGCCTGACGATTGCATTATCTACAAGCACCCTGTAGTTGATCGTCTGCAGCCCGCTGATTTTCTATCGAAACTGTGCCGGGATACGTTTGCAGGCTACGCCATCAGCCAGATCAAAAAAGCGCGGGGACTGAACAAGAAGATACTGAATCCAATGCCGAAGGAGCGTAAATCACTGCTCAACTTCTGCTATGTAGTACGTGGGCAAGGGTCGATTCCCGTTCTGGACTGGCTAGCTGATCGGGGTGGACAATCCGAAAATTGCGGCCTGGTAAACGTTCCACACGCCCGCGATGTTTATGCCTTATTTTACGACGAAACAGCCAAATTAGGCTTTCAGGGCCTCATTTCTGGTATCGATTCCGCCGAAGTCTCCCTCAGTAGCGTCCCCAAAGATCGGGAGCCCGAAACCTATCTGTACGTCAATCACGACGGCTATTCCAGTTATTGCAAAGATTACCGCGAGTATTGGGACTGGGTTGAGAAACGGAACGACGCTCGTTACCAGAATACCATCGAGCATGGAAAAAATTACGACGCTAAAAATATGATGCACACGTTTCGGTTGCTGGATATGGCTTTCGAAATTCTGGAAACAGGCCAGGTACTGGTACGTCGGCCAAATCGAGCAGATCTACTAAAAATCCGGGCGGGTGCTTTCGATTACGACGACCTCATTAGTCAGGCCGAACAAAAAGTAGTACAAATTGACGCTGCAGCCGCCAGAAGCTTCCTCCCAAACCGACCCGATGTTGATCGGATCAATCAGATCCTGGTCGAAATGCGAACGGAGCTGTATGCAAAGGGCAACGATTTTCAAGAATAG
- the pth gene encoding aminoacyl-tRNA hydrolase, with the protein MKFLIVGLGNIGPEYALTRHNAGFMVLDRLAAQHGFTFSMTRLAYTAKWQYKGKQLFFIKPTTYMNLSGKAVLYYMKQENIPVENILVITDDKDLPFGKLRLKPKGSPGGHNGLKSIDDVLNTQEYARLRVGIGNNFSKGRQVDFVLGEFPEDEMIQLPDYLDRAGNAALSFCTMGIQNAMNNYNQ; encoded by the coding sequence ATGAAATTTTTGATTGTTGGACTGGGCAACATTGGCCCTGAGTATGCACTTACCCGTCATAATGCTGGCTTTATGGTTCTCGACCGGCTGGCCGCACAACATGGCTTTACTTTCTCAATGACTCGCCTGGCCTATACCGCCAAATGGCAGTATAAAGGCAAACAGTTGTTTTTCATAAAGCCAACCACCTATATGAACCTCAGCGGTAAGGCTGTGCTGTATTACATGAAGCAGGAGAACATTCCTGTCGAAAACATCCTGGTTATCACCGACGATAAAGATTTACCGTTTGGTAAGCTTCGCCTGAAGCCCAAAGGGTCGCCAGGTGGACATAACGGTTTGAAAAGCATCGATGACGTGTTGAACACCCAGGAATACGCCCGGCTTCGGGTTGGAATTGGCAATAATTTCTCGAAAGGTAGGCAGGTTGATTTCGTATTAGGGGAGTTTCCGGAAGATGAAATGATCCAGTTACCAGACTATTTGGACCGGGCTGGTAATGCCGCACTCAGTTTTTGTACTATGGGCATACAGAATGCTATGAATAATTACAACCAATGA
- a CDS encoding gliding motility-associated C-terminal domain-containing protein — protein sequence MNRSFTLGFLLVFGLVFFKSIAQPAIGGFWLGVTYPSDPKQIIYNYALQINQATFTLSGTAQTSNPSVPFGGVAYIKGDISGSTVTFSESDKNGSTAVKNICFWRGTVTYNPIDESLIGTYENIVNGTTCTDVAGGKVELYRIVLKSRHTTCKGIPINLVVTGKNIRWYSSASGTNLLATGNSYTPKVSQTTTFYITQTLYQNESPPVPITVEVIEPTIKATSTNSGCDKTNGSIEVVASGSTGWQYSLNGGAFQSTPLFTSLNPGSYTVVAKDSAGCQAAQPVTITADTAPTITSLKSTPPHCETANGEVSVVASGGKAPLIYSIDYGVSFQASPLFTKVAGGTYTFRVRDANGCEVNRALSVPAFKPMVILTTTTISTTCGQANGEVTLSTSGGTKPIQYSIDNQTFQPGTNFSGLKAGTYLLTVRDSAGCTVSQSVSVAASTGPQPVDVRITGAACGQQNGTLLISSTRTTELDEYSLDGNLFQRTTAFSGLSGGAYTLTIRDNQGCAISQPVLVSLDCANLVHLPTAFSPNQDNHNDALTLYFTFPSLTISRFTVYDRWGAVIYNRANFVLLSGEPLWDGQLNGQAAPVGVYIYRLDCQFPDGTQTTYRESVALLN from the coding sequence ATGAACCGAAGCTTTACACTTGGATTTTTACTGGTATTCGGGCTTGTTTTTTTCAAAAGCATAGCACAACCAGCTATTGGTGGCTTCTGGCTCGGCGTAACGTACCCCTCTGACCCCAAGCAGATTATCTATAATTATGCGCTCCAAATCAATCAAGCTACTTTTACATTAAGTGGTACAGCTCAAACATCGAATCCGTCGGTGCCGTTTGGCGGAGTTGCTTATATAAAAGGAGATATCTCGGGCTCAACAGTAACGTTTAGCGAGTCAGACAAAAATGGCAGCACAGCCGTTAAAAATATTTGTTTCTGGCGAGGCACTGTAACCTACAACCCTATTGACGAAAGTCTGATTGGTACCTACGAGAACATTGTGAATGGCACGACCTGTACTGATGTAGCGGGTGGCAAGGTGGAGCTGTATCGAATTGTGCTAAAATCCAGGCATACTACCTGCAAAGGCATCCCCATCAATTTAGTGGTTACGGGTAAAAACATTCGTTGGTATTCATCGGCTTCGGGAACAAATCTACTGGCAACAGGGAATAGCTATACGCCCAAAGTATCGCAGACCACAACATTTTATATTACCCAGACACTCTACCAAAACGAAAGTCCGCCCGTCCCTATCACGGTTGAGGTTATCGAACCTACCATCAAAGCAACGTCTACCAATTCAGGCTGCGACAAAACGAACGGATCGATAGAAGTGGTCGCTTCGGGCTCAACGGGCTGGCAGTATAGCCTGAACGGGGGCGCATTTCAGTCAACTCCGTTGTTCACCAGCCTTAATCCCGGTTCCTATACGGTGGTTGCCAAAGATTCTGCGGGTTGTCAGGCAGCACAACCCGTTACGATTACGGCCGATACCGCTCCAACTATTACCAGCCTAAAAAGTACACCCCCTCACTGCGAAACGGCCAATGGGGAAGTAAGTGTGGTGGCTTCGGGTGGCAAAGCTCCTCTGATTTACTCCATCGACTATGGAGTTTCATTTCAGGCAAGTCCGCTATTTACGAAGGTGGCAGGAGGAACCTATACCTTTCGGGTACGCGATGCGAACGGTTGTGAAGTGAATCGAGCACTAAGTGTACCGGCTTTCAAGCCGATGGTTATTTTGACTACTACTACTATATCCACGACCTGTGGGCAAGCCAATGGCGAGGTAACGCTGAGCACATCGGGAGGTACAAAACCGATCCAATACAGTATCGATAACCAGACATTCCAGCCCGGCACCAATTTTAGCGGCTTAAAAGCCGGTACGTATTTACTTACAGTCCGGGACAGTGCGGGCTGTACAGTCAGTCAGTCGGTTAGCGTGGCTGCCAGTACAGGGCCGCAACCAGTGGATGTGCGGATAACCGGTGCAGCCTGTGGCCAGCAGAATGGGACTCTGCTTATTAGCTCAACACGGACGACAGAACTGGATGAGTACTCGCTGGATGGGAACCTATTTCAGCGTACAACCGCATTTTCAGGCCTGAGTGGCGGGGCTTATACGCTGACGATCCGTGATAATCAGGGTTGCGCAATTTCCCAACCAGTTCTTGTTTCGCTCGACTGTGCCAACCTCGTTCACCTACCCACGGCATTTTCTCCCAATCAGGACAACCACAACGATGCGCTCACGCTGTACTTCACGTTTCCATCGCTAACCATTTCCCGGTTTACGGTTTATGATCGCTGGGGCGCAGTGATTTATAATCGTGCTAATTTTGTGCTATTAAGTGGTGAACCACTTTGGGATGGCCAACTGAATGGCCAGGCTGCCCCGGTTGGTGTCTATATCTACCGACTGGACTGCCAGTTTCCCGATGGCACCCAAACAACCTATCGCGAGTCAGTAGCCTTACTGAATTGA
- the pyrR gene encoding bifunctional pyr operon transcriptional regulator/uracil phosphoribosyltransferase PyrR, protein MNQQRLILSSPLLEIVISRLAQQLIETYQDFADTVLLGMQPRGIYFAERVARELNRALGQTVPLGYLDATFYRDDFRRRDTPLRPNTTHVPFIIENKRVILIDDVLATGRMVRAALDAMTAFGRPRKVELLVLVDRRYNRDLPIKPDYTGKRVNTLESQQVLVEWTEQGADADRIWLVG, encoded by the coding sequence ATGAACCAACAACGCCTGATTCTGTCTAGCCCGCTACTCGAAATAGTAATTAGCCGGTTGGCCCAGCAATTAATAGAAACGTACCAGGATTTTGCCGATACCGTTCTTCTGGGCATGCAGCCCCGTGGCATTTATTTTGCCGAGCGGGTTGCCCGCGAACTGAACCGGGCGCTAGGTCAAACGGTGCCGCTGGGGTATTTAGACGCTACTTTCTACCGCGATGATTTCCGCCGACGCGATACCCCGCTGCGTCCCAATACAACCCATGTTCCATTTATCATTGAAAATAAACGAGTCATTCTGATTGATGATGTGCTGGCCACCGGCCGGATGGTTCGGGCGGCACTCGATGCCATGACTGCCTTTGGACGACCGAGGAAAGTTGAACTCCTGGTGCTGGTTGACCGTCGATATAATCGGGACTTACCCATAAAACCCGATTATACCGGCAAGCGTGTTAACACACTTGAATCGCAGCAAGTGTTAGTTGAGTGGACCGAACAGGGAGCCGACGCTGACCGTATCTGGTTAGTGGGTTGA
- a CDS encoding DUF5686 and carboxypeptidase-like regulatory domain-containing protein has translation MRRLQRLFVFFFALSIFCNTVQAQTEYTVTGLVTDAHTGEPIPFASVALLGRRSGTLTDEKGRYTLKVKILSDSLAVSSMGYKALRQAIDPERPSQAVDFKLMPAGTALQEVTVRAGENPAWRVLRQVRKNRSINDRKRLAAYEYDSYVKTDIALSHVTERMRRNPLIKRINEAMSKQDSIVDDEGHRLLPLLASESVSRYYYRTGPERKREDIRKTRIKGVAVDDAGLSSQLLGGTNLVSQNFYDNYIPILGKDFASPIGDNWKNWYEFFLADTTQIGDHICYEIQFDPKRKEDLAFIGKAWIDTTTFALCQIETKIGQGANLNYVRALTIEQELESTTDSTAGASGTAGWLPVSIKLSASLTGVGKQSLGLRAQVSLRNSNIIVNRPRPTGFYEQPIEPSDTVATSNDAYWHSVQRNLAGSDSLSKEDQKTRQIIDKLRAVPAVKMAEAVGQVAITGFYKLGGFDLGPYPYLFAVNSVEGLRTRIGFRTNEQFSRNWVLRGYLAYGTLDHEFKYGGEVDYLFSRQHWTVAGVRIANDLERLGLTPELIGGNRIFYALSRFGRYRGGYQSYQKEVFFKTEPVKGILLTAMLGSRTFNPLFPFHYRLDPGLGEQSPLRSDIDDAYWSIEARLARKEKYIMDGNERITLGTKRAPVLTIRYTRGLKALGGEYDYHRITLRAQQSLRLGALGRMTYLLSAGYTPSVMPAPMLFPHIGNPTPLLTTNTFNRMQFYEFVSDRFVAVHVQHRFEGLLFNRIPGIRKLNWRLIANFDALWGSLSKENQAVASVKPLPDGVRPIYFGALDGAKPYMEVGYGIDNIFKLIRIQAIHRLNYLDDGPNGIPLNSFALKASATLSF, from the coding sequence ATGAGACGTCTGCAACGACTATTCGTTTTCTTTTTTGCCCTAAGCATTTTCTGTAATACAGTACAAGCGCAGACTGAGTATACGGTTACCGGACTGGTAACGGATGCTCATACCGGGGAACCCATACCGTTTGCCAGCGTTGCCCTGCTTGGCCGCCGGAGCGGTACGCTTACCGATGAGAAGGGTCGCTATACACTGAAAGTTAAAATCCTGTCAGACTCATTAGCCGTGAGTTCCATGGGGTATAAAGCCCTACGGCAGGCTATTGATCCCGAACGCCCGTCGCAGGCGGTTGATTTTAAACTTATGCCCGCCGGTACGGCTTTGCAGGAGGTGACCGTACGGGCGGGCGAAAACCCGGCCTGGCGCGTGCTTCGGCAGGTACGGAAAAATCGCTCCATCAATGATCGCAAGCGACTGGCCGCTTATGAATATGATAGCTACGTTAAAACCGACATTGCCTTAAGTCATGTAACGGAACGAATGCGACGTAATCCGCTCATCAAGCGGATCAACGAAGCTATGAGTAAACAGGATTCGATCGTTGATGATGAAGGGCATCGCTTATTACCGTTACTGGCCTCTGAGTCCGTGTCGCGCTATTATTATAGAACTGGTCCCGAACGAAAACGGGAAGATATCCGAAAAACACGAATTAAAGGGGTAGCCGTCGATGACGCCGGGCTTAGTTCGCAGTTGCTGGGCGGAACGAACTTAGTGAGCCAGAATTTCTACGACAATTACATTCCCATTCTGGGTAAGGATTTTGCCTCACCCATTGGGGATAACTGGAAAAACTGGTACGAGTTTTTTCTGGCCGATACCACTCAGATTGGCGACCATATCTGCTACGAAATTCAGTTTGACCCCAAACGAAAGGAAGATCTGGCGTTTATCGGGAAAGCCTGGATCGACACAACTACATTTGCCCTTTGCCAGATCGAAACCAAAATTGGTCAAGGGGCCAACCTGAACTATGTGCGTGCCCTGACCATTGAGCAGGAACTGGAATCCACCACCGACTCCACAGCGGGCGCTTCGGGTACGGCGGGCTGGTTGCCGGTAAGTATTAAGCTGTCGGCTAGCCTGACAGGGGTGGGAAAACAATCATTGGGGTTACGAGCTCAGGTGAGCCTTCGCAACAGCAATATCATTGTGAACCGACCCCGGCCAACAGGCTTTTATGAACAGCCCATTGAACCCAGCGATACGGTGGCTACCAGCAATGATGCCTACTGGCATTCCGTGCAACGGAATCTTGCGGGATCGGATTCGTTGAGTAAAGAAGACCAGAAGACGCGCCAGATAATCGACAAACTGCGGGCCGTACCAGCGGTGAAGATGGCTGAGGCTGTGGGGCAGGTGGCCATCACCGGTTTTTATAAACTTGGAGGATTTGATCTGGGACCCTATCCCTATCTGTTCGCCGTAAATAGTGTTGAAGGCCTGCGGACCCGAATCGGGTTTCGAACCAATGAGCAATTCAGTCGTAATTGGGTACTACGAGGCTATTTAGCCTACGGTACATTGGATCATGAATTCAAATACGGTGGCGAAGTCGATTATCTATTCTCACGGCAGCACTGGACTGTGGCGGGTGTTCGCATTGCGAATGACCTGGAGCGTTTAGGACTAACGCCTGAGTTGATTGGAGGTAATCGGATTTTCTACGCCCTGAGTCGCTTTGGACGGTATCGGGGTGGCTATCAGAGCTATCAGAAAGAAGTTTTCTTCAAAACCGAGCCTGTCAAAGGGATTTTACTAACGGCTATGTTGGGTAGTCGGACATTCAACCCACTTTTCCCATTTCATTATAGGCTGGATCCTGGGTTGGGTGAACAGTCACCTTTGCGGTCCGATATTGACGATGCCTACTGGTCAATTGAAGCGCGCCTTGCCCGCAAAGAAAAATACATCATGGATGGTAACGAGCGGATCACACTGGGCACCAAACGGGCACCTGTTCTTACGATTCGCTACACACGCGGTTTGAAAGCACTCGGAGGTGAATACGACTACCACCGGATTACACTACGGGCGCAGCAGTCCCTGCGGCTAGGGGCACTTGGCCGGATGACCTATTTGCTGTCGGCAGGGTATACGCCTTCTGTTATGCCCGCTCCGATGCTGTTTCCGCACATTGGTAACCCAACTCCATTGCTGACGACTAATACCTTTAACCGGATGCAGTTCTATGAATTCGTGAGTGATCGGTTTGTGGCCGTTCACGTACAGCACCGGTTTGAAGGATTGCTATTTAACCGTATACCAGGTATCCGAAAACTGAACTGGCGATTGATTGCCAATTTTGATGCACTCTGGGGTAGTTTGTCAAAGGAGAACCAGGCAGTGGCGAGTGTTAAACCGTTGCCAGATGGCGTAAGACCCATTTATTTTGGTGCTCTCGACGGTGCTAAACCGTATATGGAAGTTGGTTACGGAATCGATAACATCTTTAAACTCATTCGGATTCAGGCCATCCACCGGTTGAATTACCTGGATGATGGCCCAAATGGCATTCCGCTTAATTCGTTTGCCCTAAAAGCATCAGCAACGCTTAGTTTTTAA
- a CDS encoding LytTR family DNA-binding domain-containing protein codes for MNVLIVEDEELAVRKLTKLLQDVDPTLQIVGTTASVRASVAWLQDNPAPDLILMDIELADGQSFEIFEQTAVESPIIFTTSYDEYALKAFKVNSIDYLLKPIKRQELEASLAKQRRLVTQPAVEPMGTATINALVQQLRQQIQPTEYRKRFLVKHLSQWLPIDVADIAYFYSEDGVSLFRTRANQKFSVDYTLDELEAMLEPTQFFRANRQFVVEISSVQQVHSYFNNKLKLTLRPTPDDEVLVSRERAMEFKKWMGK; via the coding sequence ATGAATGTACTGATCGTTGAAGATGAAGAATTAGCGGTCCGCAAGCTGACAAAATTGTTGCAGGATGTTGACCCTACGCTACAGATCGTTGGCACAACGGCCAGCGTACGGGCATCGGTGGCCTGGCTCCAGGATAACCCCGCTCCTGATCTGATTTTGATGGATATTGAACTGGCCGATGGGCAGAGTTTTGAGATATTTGAACAGACAGCCGTCGAGTCGCCCATAATTTTCACGACCTCCTACGATGAGTATGCGCTGAAGGCATTCAAGGTCAACAGCATCGACTACCTGCTCAAACCCATCAAACGGCAGGAACTGGAAGCTAGTTTAGCTAAACAACGACGGTTAGTTACGCAACCAGCGGTAGAGCCAATGGGAACGGCTACGATCAACGCCCTGGTTCAGCAGCTTCGCCAGCAGATCCAACCCACCGAGTATCGGAAACGCTTTTTAGTCAAACACCTGTCTCAGTGGCTACCCATCGACGTAGCCGACATTGCTTATTTCTATTCCGAAGACGGTGTAAGTCTCTTCCGTACCCGTGCCAACCAGAAGTTTTCGGTCGATTATACGCTCGATGAATTGGAAGCGATGCTGGAACCCACTCAGTTTTTCCGCGCGAACCGGCAGTTTGTTGTCGAGATCAGCTCCGTTCAGCAGGTTCATTCGTACTTTAACAACAAACTCAAACTAACCCTCCGCCCTACCCCCGACGACGAAGTGCTGGTAAGCCGCGAACGGGCCATGGAGTTTAAGAAATGGATGGGGAAATGA
- a CDS encoding sensor histidine kinase yields the protein MNLNIFTQQDTRIALYILPVYFGLLNYALFGFAYFEDINVFLPATISIIIFWTPAYFLHAVPALWLRKRFPHIRQTALRLCLAWSIHVVMSSTMILGFFYGYAWVHFPGYVFNETHLQWTLIISAIGNLLVNIVHESIYTFEQWDAALREADQLQQANLRSQLDGLKGQISPHFLFNALNSLSSLIEEDPDQAQKFIDEMSSVYRYLLRANETELATLDQELRFTRSYFHLLRTRHGEHLQLEEVISEHYYTYQLPPLTLQLLLENAVKHNVILPEQPLHIRIETRDDGRLVVQNNLQRKAVHAVSNQVGLSNIINKYRLLGVGDVDVVDEAPYFTVTLPLISSEKLVSAAA from the coding sequence GTGAACCTGAACATTTTCACTCAACAGGACACCCGTATCGCGCTGTATATTCTACCCGTTTATTTCGGTTTACTCAATTATGCCCTGTTTGGTTTTGCTTATTTCGAGGATATCAATGTATTCTTGCCCGCTACCATCAGTATCATCATTTTCTGGACACCCGCCTACTTCCTGCATGCGGTTCCTGCCCTCTGGCTTCGAAAACGATTTCCGCATATCCGACAAACGGCCCTGCGCTTATGCCTTGCCTGGAGTATTCACGTCGTTATGTCCTCGACCATGATTCTTGGCTTTTTCTATGGCTATGCCTGGGTACACTTTCCAGGCTACGTATTCAATGAAACTCACCTTCAATGGACGCTCATTATCAGTGCTATAGGCAACCTACTTGTCAATATAGTTCATGAAAGCATTTATACCTTCGAACAATGGGATGCCGCTCTTCGGGAAGCAGATCAACTTCAGCAGGCTAACTTACGGAGCCAGCTTGATGGTCTCAAAGGGCAAATCAGTCCACATTTCCTGTTCAATGCGCTTAACTCGCTTTCTTCGCTGATTGAAGAAGACCCGGATCAGGCCCAGAAATTCATTGATGAAATGAGTAGTGTTTATCGGTACCTGTTACGAGCCAACGAAACTGAACTGGCAACGCTGGATCAGGAACTGAGATTTACCCGATCGTATTTCCACTTATTACGAACCCGCCATGGCGAACACCTTCAACTAGAGGAAGTTATCAGTGAGCACTATTACACCTATCAACTCCCCCCGTTGACGCTGCAACTATTGCTGGAAAATGCCGTAAAGCACAATGTTATTTTACCTGAGCAGCCGCTGCATATCCGTATCGAAACCCGCGACGATGGCAGGCTGGTGGTGCAGAATAACCTGCAACGCAAAGCGGTTCATGCGGTATCGAATCAGGTAGGGTTGAGTAACATTATCAATAAGTATCGGTTGCTGGGCGTGGGCGATGTAGATGTGGTGGACGAAGCACCTTATTTTACAGTAACCTTACCACTAATCAGTTCGGAGAAATTGGTAAGCGCTGCCGCCTGA
- a CDS encoding sensor histidine kinase, with translation MNVPLSALSFDALNDRWVRLIGIPVAVLPFVLLTIAAYGYDEQLVALTVVWGLISTTFLWHLLLWWVIKVRQQYPGRPNTRKRIWKTFGGYSLFTVFDQLVETWTMYQLDPSGRIPKPIFPDDYLLPVAMALFFVVVVGSYYEGSYNLRQYRLAVEQAEAVKKNRLLNELAQLKNQVNPHFLFNSLNSLSALISEDRRRAGAFLDELASVYRYMLQAGQRSLVSLTDELAFLDAYRYLLNERYGAALRWHIETNPAASDLLLPPLTLQILVDNAIRYNSLSTNNPLTITVRYLAGNRLEVSNLLQRKLVQVATPSGGLGQLAAQFSALGLPSLYIFDNDQLFSVTLPLTTQHSIELNLLAS, from the coding sequence ATGAACGTTCCTCTCTCTGCGCTTTCGTTCGACGCACTTAACGACCGCTGGGTACGCCTGATTGGTATTCCGGTGGCCGTATTGCCGTTTGTACTGCTTACGATTGCGGCTTATGGGTACGATGAACAGCTAGTTGCTCTCACAGTCGTATGGGGACTCATTTCTACCACGTTTCTCTGGCACTTGCTACTCTGGTGGGTGATAAAGGTGCGGCAGCAATATCCAGGCCGACCAAATACCCGTAAACGAATCTGGAAAACATTCGGAGGCTACTCCCTCTTCACGGTATTTGACCAACTCGTCGAAACCTGGACGATGTATCAGCTCGACCCGAGTGGTCGTATCCCGAAACCTATTTTTCCCGACGATTATCTGCTCCCGGTGGCCATGGCGTTATTTTTTGTGGTAGTCGTTGGCAGTTATTACGAGGGCTCTTACAATTTGCGGCAGTACAGATTAGCTGTGGAGCAAGCCGAAGCAGTCAAGAAAAATCGGTTACTGAATGAGTTAGCCCAGTTGAAAAATCAGGTAAATCCGCACTTTCTGTTTAACAGTCTGAACTCATTATCGGCTCTGATTAGCGAAGACCGTCGTAGGGCTGGTGCATTTCTGGACGAGCTGGCGAGTGTATACCGCTACATGCTTCAGGCGGGCCAGCGCTCATTGGTATCATTAACCGATGAGCTAGCATTTCTGGATGCGTATCGGTATTTACTCAATGAGCGTTATGGGGCCGCTCTACGCTGGCATATTGAGACAAACCCAGCCGCATCTGATCTGCTATTACCGCCATTAACCTTACAAATACTGGTCGATAATGCCATTCGCTATAACAGTTTATCCACGAATAATCCGCTAACCATTACAGTTCGTTATTTAGCAGGCAACCGACTTGAGGTGAGTAACCTGCTCCAGCGAAAATTAGTGCAGGTGGCAACACCATCAGGAGGGCTGGGCCAGCTAGCGGCCCAGTTTTCGGCCCTGGGCTTACCCTCCTTGTACATCTTCGACAACGACCAACTATTCAGTGTTACACTACCACTGACGACGCAGCATTCGATCGAACTTAACCTCTTAGCCAGCTGA
- a CDS encoding FAD-dependent monooxygenase, giving the protein MTKPSTSFTILGGGIVGLTTALALQKIGIRASVFEAAPVSKPLGAGLALAANAIKAFQRLGIADEVVQAGRLLDAFTIYDQHGRVVTRTDSRVISQKYGLDNFSIHRAALHQVLLHQLDNGVVHMGKRGIQINQQPDKVIIQFDDDTTHEADYLLVADGIHSPIRQQLMPDSKARYAGYTCWRAVVDATGLNLSEASETWGTAGRVGVVPLATNQLYWFATQNAPANDSRMRARTPNDLLRQFDSYHSPIPDVIARTPDNALIWNDICDLKPLARYAFDKVVLLGDAAHATTPNLGQGACQAIEDAVVLADELAKGGTVPDAFKRFEQRRLKRTHIISKTSRRIGTVAQVENKFLMMVRNGLFRLLPAKLNERQLEMLYQVDF; this is encoded by the coding sequence ATGACTAAGCCATCAACATCGTTCACCATTCTTGGAGGGGGTATCGTAGGATTGACAACGGCGCTGGCTCTACAAAAAATTGGCATTCGTGCCAGCGTTTTTGAAGCTGCTCCAGTTAGTAAACCACTGGGTGCCGGACTGGCTTTAGCAGCCAATGCGATCAAAGCCTTTCAGCGACTAGGTATTGCTGATGAGGTGGTTCAGGCAGGGCGGCTTCTCGATGCGTTTACCATTTATGACCAGCATGGACGCGTTGTTACCCGCACAGATAGTCGGGTAATCAGTCAGAAATATGGTCTCGACAATTTTAGTATTCACCGGGCCGCCCTGCATCAGGTGCTTCTGCATCAACTCGATAACGGAGTTGTGCACATGGGTAAGCGCGGTATACAGATAAACCAGCAACCGGATAAAGTTATTATTCAATTCGATGATGACACTACGCATGAAGCTGACTACTTACTGGTGGCCGATGGCATCCACTCGCCCATCCGTCAGCAACTGATGCCCGACTCCAAAGCACGGTATGCAGGCTATACCTGCTGGCGAGCGGTGGTTGATGCCACAGGGCTGAATTTGTCGGAAGCATCGGAAACCTGGGGCACAGCTGGGCGCGTTGGCGTAGTACCATTGGCTACTAATCAACTGTACTGGTTTGCCACACAGAATGCCCCGGCAAACGATTCCCGAATGCGTGCCCGTACACCCAACGATCTGCTCAGGCAGTTCGACAGCTATCATTCGCCAATCCCGGATGTGATCGCCCGCACACCCGACAACGCATTGATCTGGAATGACATCTGCGACCTTAAACCACTGGCGCGCTATGCCTTCGATAAGGTAGTCTTGTTGGGTGATGCGGCCCACGCCACCACGCCTAATCTGGGTCAGGGGGCCTGTCAGGCTATTGAAGATGCAGTTGTACTGGCAGATGAGCTGGCAAAGGGGGGTACTGTACCAGACGCATTTAAACGGTTTGAACAACGACGGTTAAAACGTACCCACATAATTAGTAAAACCTCCCGACGAATTGGTACGGTAGCACAGGTTGAGAATAAATTCCTTATGATGGTACGAAATGGTCTGTTTCGACTCTTACCCGCCAAACTGAATGAGCGACAGCTGGAAATGTTATACCAGGTAGACTTTTGA